From the genome of Bombus huntii isolate Logan2020A chromosome 14, iyBomHunt1.1, whole genome shotgun sequence, one region includes:
- the LOC126873058 gene encoding uncharacterized protein LOC126873058 isoform X2 has product MLPYLHNRRPAIQSRTDSKVQNLREEQMESNLKLLKFVADSQLTLTQVNGQRKLGPPPGWTGPPPGPKCEIFVGSIPRDYYEPEIVPIFSTVGTIYELRLMMEFSGINRGYCFIMYTTEEEAARAVKELDQHEIYPGKRIGVVASTNNCRLYINQLPRNLDSKTIIKKIYEMTDEIDKVAVYRNFNGFVCYVLVSYKTHRGAAMARRRLVPESAMLFKNCEVNIEWANANMTPFNVYEESGTCDEEGNIVITETFIEPVKTKKIAVRAKQKAVNKRSNIINNQRMQKSIDTSVHKGRPIKAASSNSLKSHDNPISQCKLEKCRSKSLVCYNCCSLVELARKKYASNGACDINGNLRNSLDHSLPHEHSKQNCAQPDHSKAVLPAISTYLTYLNKGKRLKNPKWNELQRCSNDALGSIQDFSKNLKNIPSDLINNYRLECSCHCQFHGNGSFNLPTLSSNDFQSVNNWNSTDSFVKDFSKALNISNKSDSKKCVRQEHRSIYKSEHIPVETNVRHVSNNCLHSCPLNESNRQLANGHQYSNCYQNFAINTAEQINGTTYDQFPSQNVLSNLQNVQELTAFRQEPNREHFSQQFPLSDVKPMMINQNFNWFSPELLPMEVYRRESVNISGVPNKIVNDCKYSNNH; this is encoded by the exons ATGTTAc CATATTTACACAATCGACGGCCGGCCATACAGTCACGAACCGACAGCAAAGTACAGAACTTGAGGGAGGAACAAATGGAAagcaatttaaaattattaaaattcgtaGCCGATTCCCAGTTGACATTAACTCAAGTTAATGGTCAGAGGAAGCTCGGTCCACCTCCTGGCTGGACAGGACCTCCTCCTGGTCCGAAATGCGAGATTTTTGTCGGCAGTATCCCCCGAGATTATTACGAACCGGAAATTGTTCCTATATTTAGTACTGTAGGAACGATTTATGAGTTACGCTTGATGATGGAATTTTCTGGCATAAATAGGGGTTACTGTTTTATTATGTACACCACTGAAGAAGAGGCAGCTCGTGCTGTTAAAGAATTAGATCAGCATGAAATTTATCCTGGGAAAAGAATCGGTGTTGTTGCAAGCACAAATAATTGTCGGCTTTATATTAATCAGCTGCCTCGAAATCTCGATTCTAAAACAATTATCAAG aaAATTTACGAGATGACCGATGAAATCGATAAAGTGGCCgtttatagaaatttcaacggCTTCGTTTGTTATGTTCTGGTTTCGTATAAAACCCATCGAGGTGCCGCCATGGCGAGAAGAAGATTGGTGCCTGAATCGGCCATGCTTTTTAAAAATTGCGAGGTCAACATAGAATGGGCTAATGCGAACATGACACCTTTTAACGTA TATGAAGAAAGTGGAACATGTGACGAAGAAGGCAATATAGTAATAACAGAAACGTTTATCGAACCAGTTAAAACTAAAAAGATCGCGGTTCGTGCGAAACAGAAGGCCGTCAATAAACGATCTAACATAATAAACAATCAACGAATGCAAAAATCAATCGATACGTCGGTTCACAAAGGCAGACCCATAAAAGCTGCGTCGTCCAATTCGTTGAAAAGTCACGATAATCCAATAAGTCAATGCAAACTTGAAAAATGTCGATCAAAAAGTTTAGTTTGTTACAATTGTTGTTCGTTGGTGGAACTTGCAAGGAAAAAGTACGCATCAAATGGAGCGTGTGACATCAATGGAAATCTGAGAAACAGTTTAGATCATTCTTTACCGCACGAACATTCCAAGCAGAATTGCGCTCAACCGGATCACTCGAAAGCAGTTCTTCCTGCGATTAGTACATATTTAACGTATTTAAACAAAGGAAAACGCTTGAAGAATCCTAAATGGAACGAGTTGCAAAGATGTTCAAACGATGCTTTAGGTAGTATTCAAGATTTTTCCAAAAATCTAAAGAATATTCCTTCTGATCTAATTAACAATTATAGATTAGAGTGTTCTTGTCATTGTCAGTTTCACGGTAACGGTAGTTTTAATTTACCAACGCTATCTTCGAACGATTTCCAGTCTGTTAATAATTGGAATTCGACGGATAGCTTCGTGAAAGATTTCTCTAAAGCCTTAAACATTTCAAACAAAAGTGATAGTAAAAAATGTGTCAGACAAGAGCATAGAAGTATTTATAAAAGCGAACACATTCCTGTAGAAACTAATGTTCGCCACGTATCGAATAATTGTTTGCATTCTTGCCCTTTGAACGAATCTAATCGTCAACTTGCAAATGGTCACCAGTACAGTAATTGCTATCAAAATTTTGCGATTAATACCGCAGAACAAATTAATGGAACAACCTACGATCAATTTCCAAGTCAAAATGTGTTATCCAATTTACAAAATGTCCAAGAGTTAACTGCATTTCGTCAGGAACCAAATCGTGAACATTTTTCACAACAATTTCCATTGAGTGATGTGAAACCTATGATGATcaatcagaattttaattggTTCTCTCCTGAACTTCTGCCTATGGAAGTGTACCGTCGTGAATCTGTAAACATTTCAGGGGTACCTAACAAAATTGTAAACGATTGCAAGTATTCGAACAATCATTAG
- the LOC126873073 gene encoding uncharacterized protein LOC126873073 → MADDNQQESQHVHKELKVAKLMPLAMKLLEIVLAVFAIGLVVDPLNSFQKIMIRMHFKLDDAAIIYITIAGYLIINTLFIICQLLGDRIPKRTLILFSSVGGLLHIVAGSIIVYNWTKILGPYYSNNELYPSKQYMDMFISGAVFTFVNAAVFFLEVFFIIYSSKTIE, encoded by the exons ATGGCAGATGATAATCAGCAGGAGAGCCAGCATGTTCATAAGGAGCTGAAAGTGGCGAAGCTTATGCCTCTTGCGATGAAGCTCTTGGAAATT GTTTTAGCTGTGTTCGCTATCGGATTAGTCGTCGATCCGTTAAATTCGTTCCAGAAGATCATGATTAGAATGCATTTCAAGCTTGACGATGCTGCGATAATTTACATCACTATTGCTGGCTACCTGATAATCAACACGCTTTTCATCATTTGTCAACTATTGGGAGATCGAATACCGAAAAGAACC TTGATATTGTTCTCTTCAGTCGGTGGGCTCCTGCACATCGTCGCTGGAAGCATAATTGTCTATAATTGGACAAAGATTCTCGGCCCTTACTACAGCAACAACGAATTGTATCCCAGCAAACAGTACATGGATATGTTCATATCAGGCGCAGTGTTCACATTTGTCAATGCTGCAGTTTTCTTCTTGGAAGTATTCTTCATCATTTACTCGTCAAAAACCATCGAGTAA
- the LOC126873058 gene encoding uncharacterized protein LOC126873058 isoform X1 — translation MISSNNNKGKQMSINNRNDDVQINKEGTMVSVSTIQQSNESFNKINIEDGIKQQLAYLHNRRPAIQSRTDSKVQNLREEQMESNLKLLKFVADSQLTLTQVNGQRKLGPPPGWTGPPPGPKCEIFVGSIPRDYYEPEIVPIFSTVGTIYELRLMMEFSGINRGYCFIMYTTEEEAARAVKELDQHEIYPGKRIGVVASTNNCRLYINQLPRNLDSKTIIKKIYEMTDEIDKVAVYRNFNGFVCYVLVSYKTHRGAAMARRRLVPESAMLFKNCEVNIEWANANMTPFNVYEESGTCDEEGNIVITETFIEPVKTKKIAVRAKQKAVNKRSNIINNQRMQKSIDTSVHKGRPIKAASSNSLKSHDNPISQCKLEKCRSKSLVCYNCCSLVELARKKYASNGACDINGNLRNSLDHSLPHEHSKQNCAQPDHSKAVLPAISTYLTYLNKGKRLKNPKWNELQRCSNDALGSIQDFSKNLKNIPSDLINNYRLECSCHCQFHGNGSFNLPTLSSNDFQSVNNWNSTDSFVKDFSKALNISNKSDSKKCVRQEHRSIYKSEHIPVETNVRHVSNNCLHSCPLNESNRQLANGHQYSNCYQNFAINTAEQINGTTYDQFPSQNVLSNLQNVQELTAFRQEPNREHFSQQFPLSDVKPMMINQNFNWFSPELLPMEVYRRESVNISGVPNKIVNDCKYSNNH, via the exons ATGATTAgtagtaataataacaaagGAAAACAAATGTCAATTAATAATAGGAACGACGACGTTCAAATCAATAAAGAGGGAACAATGGTGTCTGTGTCAACGATTCAACAATCAAATGAGTCCTTCAATAAAATCAACATAGAAGACGGTATAAAACAACAATTGG CATATTTACACAATCGACGGCCGGCCATACAGTCACGAACCGACAGCAAAGTACAGAACTTGAGGGAGGAACAAATGGAAagcaatttaaaattattaaaattcgtaGCCGATTCCCAGTTGACATTAACTCAAGTTAATGGTCAGAGGAAGCTCGGTCCACCTCCTGGCTGGACAGGACCTCCTCCTGGTCCGAAATGCGAGATTTTTGTCGGCAGTATCCCCCGAGATTATTACGAACCGGAAATTGTTCCTATATTTAGTACTGTAGGAACGATTTATGAGTTACGCTTGATGATGGAATTTTCTGGCATAAATAGGGGTTACTGTTTTATTATGTACACCACTGAAGAAGAGGCAGCTCGTGCTGTTAAAGAATTAGATCAGCATGAAATTTATCCTGGGAAAAGAATCGGTGTTGTTGCAAGCACAAATAATTGTCGGCTTTATATTAATCAGCTGCCTCGAAATCTCGATTCTAAAACAATTATCAAG aaAATTTACGAGATGACCGATGAAATCGATAAAGTGGCCgtttatagaaatttcaacggCTTCGTTTGTTATGTTCTGGTTTCGTATAAAACCCATCGAGGTGCCGCCATGGCGAGAAGAAGATTGGTGCCTGAATCGGCCATGCTTTTTAAAAATTGCGAGGTCAACATAGAATGGGCTAATGCGAACATGACACCTTTTAACGTA TATGAAGAAAGTGGAACATGTGACGAAGAAGGCAATATAGTAATAACAGAAACGTTTATCGAACCAGTTAAAACTAAAAAGATCGCGGTTCGTGCGAAACAGAAGGCCGTCAATAAACGATCTAACATAATAAACAATCAACGAATGCAAAAATCAATCGATACGTCGGTTCACAAAGGCAGACCCATAAAAGCTGCGTCGTCCAATTCGTTGAAAAGTCACGATAATCCAATAAGTCAATGCAAACTTGAAAAATGTCGATCAAAAAGTTTAGTTTGTTACAATTGTTGTTCGTTGGTGGAACTTGCAAGGAAAAAGTACGCATCAAATGGAGCGTGTGACATCAATGGAAATCTGAGAAACAGTTTAGATCATTCTTTACCGCACGAACATTCCAAGCAGAATTGCGCTCAACCGGATCACTCGAAAGCAGTTCTTCCTGCGATTAGTACATATTTAACGTATTTAAACAAAGGAAAACGCTTGAAGAATCCTAAATGGAACGAGTTGCAAAGATGTTCAAACGATGCTTTAGGTAGTATTCAAGATTTTTCCAAAAATCTAAAGAATATTCCTTCTGATCTAATTAACAATTATAGATTAGAGTGTTCTTGTCATTGTCAGTTTCACGGTAACGGTAGTTTTAATTTACCAACGCTATCTTCGAACGATTTCCAGTCTGTTAATAATTGGAATTCGACGGATAGCTTCGTGAAAGATTTCTCTAAAGCCTTAAACATTTCAAACAAAAGTGATAGTAAAAAATGTGTCAGACAAGAGCATAGAAGTATTTATAAAAGCGAACACATTCCTGTAGAAACTAATGTTCGCCACGTATCGAATAATTGTTTGCATTCTTGCCCTTTGAACGAATCTAATCGTCAACTTGCAAATGGTCACCAGTACAGTAATTGCTATCAAAATTTTGCGATTAATACCGCAGAACAAATTAATGGAACAACCTACGATCAATTTCCAAGTCAAAATGTGTTATCCAATTTACAAAATGTCCAAGAGTTAACTGCATTTCGTCAGGAACCAAATCGTGAACATTTTTCACAACAATTTCCATTGAGTGATGTGAAACCTATGATGATcaatcagaattttaattggTTCTCTCCTGAACTTCTGCCTATGGAAGTGTACCGTCGTGAATCTGTAAACATTTCAGGGGTACCTAACAAAATTGTAAACGATTGCAAGTATTCGAACAATCATTAG
- the LOC126873061 gene encoding uncharacterized protein LOC126873061: protein MTSVSSIKVPFGEEDVVADHSHRKVSFGRRRQYVDCPTSARSLCYVEVADVQTDHQQTLSRQCQTQREVKEMPVQTVSRCELCNRAIQFFASSSAVMQPTIQQAPCVPCPAFLQLLRGSTCCTSCRCVTGIIQVSQQSQQQQTQRVEQSKQDKETVKEQTDRVQSVEKKSYDMLTSTQHEAQNPNLRGVSETKITKFTLGSYCVTPKTHMSCQTASKATKKGESEEVKKVKVNAAKKEKEAKKNKNEKDEKKKVKPTSRANKSKSPQKTKLNKDVEPSANKPEKSFKETDSISKNPTVSPTLETSNSVLEATDSQLENIHKLNPVESKVLIPPSCQVAEMINCTQEIENQSRTKPENPSIFEGNKEDDKQRKIDADQKDEKKSTLTEDSISMDEALNYTLCLNLKENVKKPKVSNDRLKNDKSTVEQVLETDSESQSQAETQTAHTEMTNSATRTKRMYGFRKNNKVEPTKLSYTEVDIQTPDYSGSSNPRKIETAEGLIEEKQTNPERKVINICPVCDRTQVPVSPSSLHYTAYRDKQGRFYCEYCATPNTIKGLCKGEQKRLKCTGCGEYLHTKSSQSTRNKSDNCPQCASIPSPAQSSVPA from the exons ATGACCAGCGTCAGCAGCATCAAAGTACCTTTCGGTGAGGAAGACGTAGTCGCTGATCACAGTCACAGAAAGGTTTCATTTGGACGTCGACGGCAATACGTCGATTGTCCAACAAGTGCACGGAGCTTGTGCTACGTAGAAGTTGCTGATGTTCAAACGGATCATCAGCAAACATTGAGCAGACAGTGCCAA ACTCAGCGAGAAGTAAAAGAGATGCCTGTGCAAACTGTGAGCAGATGCGAGCTATGCAATCGCGCTATACAATTTTTCGCAAGCTCTTCAGCTGTGATGCAGCCTACGATTCAACAAGCTCCTTGCGTACCTTGTCCTGCATTTTTACAACTTCTTAGAGGATCAACGTGTTGTACAAG TTGTAGGTGTGTCACAGGTATAATTCAAGTATCGCAGCAAAGTCAACAGCAGCAAACGCAGCGGGTAGAGCAATCGAAGCAAGATAAGGAAACAGTAAAGGAACAAACGGACAGAGTGCAATCGGTGGAGAAGAAATCCTACGATATGTTGACGA GCACCCAACACGAAGCGCAAAATCCGAATTTAAGAGGAGTCTCGGAAACGAAAATCACAAAATTCACTCTCGGTTCTTACTGCGTGACGCCGAAAACTCACATGTCGTGCCAAACTGCCTCGAAAGCGAC GAAGAAAGGTGAATCAGAAGAAGTGAAGAAGGTAAAGGTAAATGCAgcgaaaaaggagaaggaggcgaagaaaaataaaaatgagaaagatgagaagaagaaagtaaaaCCAACGAGTAGGGCGAACAAGTCGAAATCTCCACAGAAGACAAAGTTAAATAAAGATGTGGAACCTTCTGCGAACAAACCAGAGAAATCTTTCAAGGAAACAGATTCCATATCTAAAAACCCAACGGTATCCCCCACGTTAGAAACGTCAAATTCTGTTTTGGAAGCTACAGACAGCCAATTGGAAAATATCCATAAGTTGAATCCTGTAGAATCGAAGGTGTTAATTCCCCCATCATGCCAGGTAGCAGAAATGATAAATTGTACACAAGAAATCGAGAATCAATCGAGAACGAAACCAGAGAATCCATCGATATTTGAAGGTAATAAAGAAGACGATAAACAACGGAAAATTGATGCTGATCAGAAAGATGAAAAGAAGAGTACTCTTACTGAAGATTCGATCAGCATGGACGAAGCGTTAAACTATACACTATGTCtgaatttgaaagaaaatgtaaaaaagcCTAAAGTTTCTAATGATCGATTGAAGAATGATAAATCAACTGTAGAACAGGTATTGGAAACTGATTCGGAATCTCAATCTCAAGCGGAAACACAGAC TGCTCATACAGAAATGACCAATTCAGCTACCAGAACGAAAAGAATGTATGGGTTCCGAAAAAACAACAAAGTTGAACCTACTAAACTGtc ATACACTGAGGTCGATATCCAAACTCCTGATTATAGTGGGAGTTCTAATCCCAGGAAGATAGAGACAGCAGAG gGACTTATCGAAGAGAAACAGACCAATCCTGAACgaaaagttataaatatttgtccaGTTTGCGACAGGACACAG GTACCTGTATCGCCTAGTTCCTTACATTATACTGCTTATAGAGACAAGCAAGGACGATTCTACTGTGAATATTGCGCGACTCCAAATACGATAAAG GGATTATGTAAAGGTGAGCAAAAACGTTTAAAATGCACTGGATGTGGCGAGTATCTACATACGAAGAGCAGTCAG aGCACTCGAAATAAATCCGACAATTGTCCACAATGTGCTTCAATACCAAGCCCTGCACAATCAAGTGTGCCAgcataa